In the genome of Limnobaculum zhutongyuii, one region contains:
- a CDS encoding SDR family oxidoreductase: protein MMTRKLEGKVALITGGASGIGEAIAKIYAKEGCKVALLDIDEPRLKMVAGEMLNQGFDVISMVVDVVEEQQVIQAFKSTVDRWGKIDLVVNSAGRDSLSPHISETTLEEWNKTIGPNMTGVFLCCREAFRVMEKQSSGGRIMNIGSSSAKMASCPGHSPYRASKHGMMGLSKNILLEGMNKNIGVTVINPSHVKTPMTEVLDSGTYDGGVVHTDGWLDEKELREGIYNSCIDVENVAEIALYIATRTPDVTVPTVAFYPTHKAHRYGMEV from the coding sequence ATGATGACCAGAAAACTAGAAGGAAAAGTGGCACTAATAACCGGTGGAGCATCCGGTATTGGTGAAGCGATTGCCAAAATTTATGCGAAAGAAGGCTGCAAAGTTGCTTTGCTTGATATTGATGAACCGCGCCTGAAGATGGTCGCCGGTGAAATGCTTAATCAAGGCTTTGATGTTATCTCCATGGTTGTGGATGTGGTTGAAGAACAGCAGGTTATTCAGGCATTTAAAAGTACCGTTGACCGTTGGGGCAAAATTGATCTGGTGGTAAACAGCGCAGGACGTGACTCGCTCTCGCCACATATTTCAGAAACTACGCTGGAAGAGTGGAACAAAACCATTGGGCCAAACATGACGGGCGTTTTCCTGTGCTGCCGTGAAGCGTTTCGGGTAATGGAAAAACAGTCGAGCGGTGGACGCATTATGAACATCGGTTCCTCCTCCGCCAAAATGGCCTCTTGCCCGGGCCATAGCCCATATCGCGCATCCAAGCACGGCATGATGGGTCTAAGCAAAAATATTCTGCTGGAAGGCATGAATAAAAATATCGGCGTGACTGTGATTAACCCTTCCCATGTAAAAACCCCAATGACCGAAGTTCTGGACTCCGGCACCTATGACGGTGGCGTAGTTCATACCGATGGCTGGCTGGATGAGAAAGAGCTGCGTGAAGGCATCTACAACAGCTGTATTGATGTGGAAAACGTGGCGGAAATTGCACTGTATATCGCCACCAGAACGCCGGATGTTACCGTTCCAACCGTTGCGTTCTACCCAACCCACAAAGCTCATCGTTATGGCATGGAAGTGTAG
- a CDS encoding HAD family hydrolase: MSLKMVVTDLDGTLLTSTDRLTQASVNAFIHLKQQGILPVVATGRMLSEAQFAVEGIGATNYFMGMNGAQTVNLQTRETIYQRTLDLATAQALADILDELGVFYQIYSHTSVYTRQHWLNDMSASGMKAEYIRRFASSILPFSQVNDLGAVKMFVVCKDINKQQLMRERLASLESIILVSSYPNYFEILPKGLNKGDALLRLCAHLGIALHEVAAIGDSDNDIEILSQAGVAIAMGNAFQQVKDVADHIVPGNDDDGVAYALTHIIPQYL; encoded by the coding sequence ATGTCGTTAAAAATGGTGGTCACCGATCTGGATGGCACGCTGCTGACATCAACTGATCGACTGACTCAGGCTTCGGTAAATGCATTTATCCACTTAAAACAGCAGGGGATATTGCCAGTGGTCGCAACCGGAAGAATGTTAAGTGAAGCGCAATTTGCCGTTGAAGGCATTGGGGCGACTAACTACTTCATGGGGATGAACGGGGCTCAAACCGTGAATCTGCAGACCCGGGAAACCATTTACCAGAGAACATTGGACCTGGCGACAGCGCAGGCGCTGGCCGATATTCTCGATGAACTGGGGGTGTTCTATCAGATATACAGTCACACCTCCGTTTATACCCGCCAGCACTGGTTAAACGACATGAGTGCTTCAGGAATGAAAGCCGAATATATCCGGCGATTTGCCTCATCCATTCTGCCATTTTCTCAGGTCAACGATCTGGGCGCGGTAAAAATGTTTGTGGTATGCAAAGACATCAATAAGCAACAGCTGATGCGTGAGCGTCTTGCTTCTCTGGAGTCCATCATTCTGGTCTCTTCCTATCCCAACTATTTTGAAATTTTGCCGAAAGGGCTAAATAAAGGCGATGCGCTACTACGTCTTTGCGCCCATCTCGGTATTGCGCTGCATGAAGTCGCCGCCATTGGTGACAGTGATAACGATATTGAAATTTTATCTCAGGCTGGCGTCGCCATTGCCATGGGAAATGCGTTTCAACAAGTGAAGGACGTAGCCGACCACATTGTTCCGGGTAATGACGATGACGGAGTGGCATACGCCTTAACCCATATTATTCCACAATATTTGTAA
- a CDS encoding zinc-dependent dehydrogenase has product MKAAYFHGVGDIRVESQSIPEAGSDELVIKMKASAICGTDLRILKFGHFKIPTGTKRVLGHEIAGEVVQVGRHVSQFKVGMRVALPPNIGCGSCAMCRKGYTQLCPTYEAFGISYDGGFQDYVKVPAQAIQRGNVVIIPGHISYEEAAMVEPFSCAYHSYKALNIKPGDSVVIIGAGPIGACHVLMSQLAGASKIIVADVQDNRLEEMAKLGVDVTVNSAREDLKQAVLRETDGEGASVIITACSIPEIQTLSMEIAATHGRINLFGGMPKGKEIVPLNTNLIHYKELTVLGTTGSSINDYCESMALVASGKLQLLPLATARFNVAEINQAFEYALSGQGMKTLVVED; this is encoded by the coding sequence ATGAAAGCCGCTTATTTCCACGGTGTTGGTGATATCCGTGTAGAGAGTCAATCCATACCGGAAGCTGGTTCTGATGAACTGGTGATTAAAATGAAGGCCAGCGCCATATGTGGCACCGATCTGCGTATTCTTAAGTTTGGCCACTTTAAAATTCCAACCGGAACCAAACGCGTATTAGGCCATGAAATTGCCGGAGAAGTGGTGCAGGTTGGTCGCCATGTCAGTCAGTTCAAAGTGGGAATGCGCGTTGCGTTACCGCCAAATATTGGCTGCGGCTCCTGCGCTATGTGTCGTAAAGGCTATACCCAGCTTTGTCCAACTTATGAAGCGTTCGGTATTAGCTATGACGGTGGTTTTCAGGACTATGTCAAAGTACCGGCACAGGCGATACAGCGCGGAAACGTGGTTATCATCCCTGGCCATATCAGTTACGAAGAAGCGGCGATGGTTGAGCCATTCTCCTGCGCTTATCACTCTTATAAAGCGTTAAATATTAAACCCGGTGACAGCGTGGTGATTATTGGTGCCGGACCGATTGGTGCCTGTCATGTGTTGATGAGTCAATTAGCCGGCGCGTCAAAAATCATTGTTGCCGACGTTCAGGATAACCGTCTGGAAGAGATGGCAAAACTGGGTGTGGATGTTACGGTTAATTCAGCTCGTGAAGATCTAAAACAGGCCGTGCTGCGAGAAACTGACGGCGAAGGTGCTTCAGTCATTATTACTGCCTGCTCAATTCCTGAAATTCAAACCCTCTCGATGGAAATTGCCGCCACTCACGGCCGAATCAATCTTTTTGGCGGAATGCCAAAAGGTAAAGAGATTGTTCCATTAAACACCAACCTGATTCATTACAAGGAGCTTACGGTACTGGGTACCACCGGCTCGAGTATCAATGATTATTGTGAGTCAATGGCGCTGGTTGCTTCCGGAAAATTGCAGTTATTACCTTTGGCAACGGCACGTTTCAATGTGGCTGAAATCAATCAGGCTTTTGAATATGCGCTTTCTGGTCAGGGCATGAAAACGCTGGTGGTGGAGGACTGA
- a CDS encoding galactitol-1-phosphate 5-dehydrogenase: MMTVSTMKAAVLHAPADLRVQDVPVPGCKEDEVLIQVKAAGICGSDLDRVMVTGTYRFPTIPGHEFSGVIAAIGRNVTKFSPGDRVAVAPILPCFSCDFCQQGHYGQCNNYNYLGSRTDGGFAEYVAAPERNLVRLSDNISYEHGAMVEPAAVTLHGVMRAGIKAGDSVAVLGCGALGLFAIQFARILGATRIIVTDIAEDKLALAQQVGATQVINSKTDDAVKAILASGAVDITIETAGVAATQVQALEVTQKHGKVLYLGTAHADVTIPPHVFEHIIRNELTLLGAWNSFSAPFPGREWFAIIDYIQNGSLVMQPLITHTIKLEDLPIFVKDMKKRVVSYNKVIIKM, from the coding sequence ATGATGACGGTATCAACAATGAAAGCTGCGGTATTGCACGCTCCTGCCGATTTACGGGTACAAGATGTGCCAGTCCCTGGTTGCAAGGAGGATGAAGTTCTGATTCAGGTTAAAGCCGCAGGGATCTGCGGTTCAGACCTTGATCGAGTAATGGTAACGGGAACCTATCGTTTTCCAACCATTCCGGGGCACGAGTTTAGCGGCGTTATCGCCGCCATCGGACGCAATGTCACTAAGTTTTCACCAGGAGACCGGGTAGCGGTAGCACCCATTTTGCCTTGCTTTAGCTGTGATTTTTGCCAACAGGGCCATTATGGTCAATGCAACAATTACAACTATCTGGGTTCCCGTACCGACGGTGGGTTTGCTGAATATGTCGCCGCGCCGGAAAGAAATTTAGTCAGGCTGTCGGACAATATCAGCTATGAACATGGTGCGATGGTGGAACCTGCGGCAGTGACACTTCACGGTGTAATGCGTGCCGGTATTAAAGCCGGAGATAGCGTAGCGGTATTAGGTTGTGGTGCGCTGGGGCTTTTTGCTATTCAGTTTGCCCGCATCTTAGGAGCGACCCGCATTATCGTTACCGACATTGCTGAAGATAAACTGGCGCTGGCTCAGCAGGTTGGTGCGACTCAGGTGATTAACAGTAAAACCGATGATGCAGTGAAAGCGATTCTGGCCAGTGGTGCGGTTGATATCACCATTGAAACGGCAGGGGTAGCGGCCACACAGGTTCAGGCGCTGGAAGTAACCCAAAAGCACGGCAAAGTGCTGTATTTGGGCACGGCACATGCGGATGTCACCATTCCTCCTCATGTTTTTGAACACATTATTCGTAATGAGCTGACGCTTCTGGGGGCCTGGAACTCGTTTTCAGCACCATTCCCCGGACGGGAGTGGTTTGCCATTATTGACTATATCCAGAATGGTTCATTAGTTATGCAACCACTAATTACCCACACCATAAAGCTTGAAGATCTTCCCATCTTTGTTAAGGACATGAAGAAACGAGTTGTCTCTTACAACAAAGTCATTATAAAAATGTAA
- the deoC gene encoding deoxyribose-phosphate aldolase, with protein MKKLTTAQLAKYFDHTQLKAFATEEDFKILCSEAKQHGFMMVAINSVPVAACKALLAGTDVHVGAAISFPLGQTTIEVKCFETERAIIEGADEIDYVINIGKLKEGNYAYIEEEMKAIVALCRKANVCSKVIFETCYLTKDEIVRVAEIAKRVKPDFIKTSTGFGTAGATVEDVALMKRTVGDDVKVKASGGVRDLKTCLAMIEAGAERIGSSNSVKIVEEYAGQYA; from the coding sequence ATGAAAAAGTTAACTACTGCGCAATTAGCAAAATATTTTGATCACACCCAGTTAAAGGCATTCGCCACGGAAGAGGATTTCAAAATCCTGTGTTCTGAAGCGAAACAGCACGGCTTTATGATGGTGGCAATTAATTCAGTTCCTGTTGCCGCCTGTAAAGCGCTGTTAGCCGGTACCGACGTCCATGTTGGTGCAGCCATCAGTTTTCCTTTAGGTCAAACCACCATCGAGGTGAAGTGCTTCGAAACCGAGCGCGCCATTATCGAAGGTGCCGATGAAATCGACTATGTCATCAATATCGGCAAGCTGAAAGAGGGTAATTACGCCTATATCGAGGAAGAGATGAAGGCCATTGTTGCCCTGTGCCGTAAAGCTAACGTGTGTTCCAAAGTGATTTTTGAAACCTGCTATTTAACCAAAGACGAGATTGTGCGCGTGGCTGAAATTGCCAAACGGGTGAAACCGGACTTTATCAAAACCTCAACCGGTTTTGGTACCGCAGGGGCTACGGTTGAAGATGTGGCACTGATGAAGCGCACAGTGGGTGATGACGTCAAAGTAAAAGCCTCTGGAGGTGTTCGCGATCTGAAAACCTGTCTGGCCATGATCGAAGCAGGTGCTGAACGGATCGGAAGTTCGAACAGCGTCAAAATTGTTGAGGAATACGCCGGACAGTACGCGTAA
- a CDS encoding aminotransferase-like domain-containing protein — MLTPIDQKAGTPLYFQVASSIKKYLENYPAGHKLPSQRAIALKLNVSKTTVVEAFNLLQDEEVISIREKSRAISTLRAQGIDWQLLIQKACHSRMQDDVQYSSARSYSKSMLLWPGMDFSPQMPLMAVSDAVSRRIASKDLMNYDDIGFHQLRELLASHLKNTLAIDCSPEEIVITSGISNALYIISSTFFSRLSPVVYESPGYYEPILTSLGASAIPLPMCAGGISTDSLQKVLTKNRYAFFLTTPLCHWPTCHMTDEQNKRAQYEICRTNDNPIIEVDAMRGLFDAPLPMRSYSGSASNVIYVGTFTNTIGHSMRLAWIVAPRNTVKRLLEVKSQVEPRVSTLIQIYAEEMLRSGAYEQFLSELKAKVRQQNEGVENILSTHLAGKANWHGMPSISRLITFPTPLNERSIIKMQGQQISLLPLQTLDKNFANSLYMYCAADSLSSIETLIAKLSALTN, encoded by the coding sequence ATGTTAACGCCTATCGATCAGAAGGCAGGTACCCCGCTCTATTTTCAGGTAGCCAGCAGTATTAAGAAATATTTAGAAAATTACCCTGCCGGTCATAAGCTCCCTTCCCAACGCGCTATCGCCCTGAAACTAAACGTCAGTAAAACTACGGTGGTTGAAGCCTTTAATCTGTTGCAGGATGAAGAGGTGATTAGCATTCGGGAAAAGTCACGGGCGATCTCCACCTTACGTGCTCAGGGTATCGACTGGCAATTATTGATTCAGAAAGCCTGTCATTCGCGTATGCAGGATGATGTTCAATACTCTTCTGCCCGTTCTTACAGTAAGAGTATGCTGCTGTGGCCAGGCATGGATTTCTCACCGCAGATGCCGTTAATGGCGGTTTCTGATGCGGTCTCCCGCCGTATCGCCAGTAAAGACTTAATGAATTATGACGATATCGGGTTTCATCAACTGCGGGAATTACTGGCAAGTCACTTAAAAAACACCCTGGCCATTGATTGCTCACCAGAAGAGATTGTTATCACCAGCGGCATTTCTAATGCGCTGTATATTATTTCTTCCACCTTTTTTAGCCGTTTATCACCGGTAGTCTATGAATCACCGGGCTATTACGAGCCGATTTTAACCAGTTTAGGGGCTTCAGCCATTCCTTTACCCATGTGCGCAGGCGGAATCAGCACTGACAGCCTGCAAAAAGTATTAACCAAAAATCGCTACGCTTTTTTCCTGACCACGCCACTGTGCCACTGGCCAACCTGCCATATGACCGATGAACAAAACAAACGTGCACAATATGAGATTTGTCGCACCAACGATAATCCGATTATCGAAGTCGATGCCATGCGTGGACTATTTGATGCACCACTTCCCATGCGTTCCTATTCCGGCAGCGCTTCCAATGTTATTTATGTGGGTACTTTTACCAACACCATTGGGCACAGCATGCGTCTTGCCTGGATTGTGGCGCCGCGCAATACGGTAAAACGGCTGCTGGAAGTGAAGTCTCAGGTTGAACCAAGAGTCAGTACGCTGATTCAAATTTATGCGGAAGAGATGCTGCGCAGCGGTGCTTATGAGCAATTTTTATCAGAATTGAAAGCCAAAGTTCGACAACAAAATGAAGGCGTAGAAAATATTTTATCGACTCATCTGGCAGGAAAAGCCAACTGGCATGGAATGCCGAGTATCAGCCGATTAATTACCTTTCCAACCCCACTCAATGAAAGAAGCATCATCAAAATGCAGGGACAACAAATCAGTTTACTTCCGCTGCAAACGCTGGATAAAAACTTTGCCAACTCACTCTATATGTATTGTGCGGCAGACTCTTTATCCAGCATTGAAACCCTGATTGCTAAACTTAGCGCTTTAACCAATTAA
- a CDS encoding FadR/GntR family transcriptional regulator, translating into MGSESVFFEKVRSHILEQATLGERIETETELAARFNVTRYQIRKVLTSLTQMGILDRSPKKGSVIRQMNTDTLSDQMQIQFGAAGFDINEFLEARVLIECAILPLAIKRMTPALMGKLENTLNQMEEFAHIPSKADQFDRDFHLLILQACGNRVLQVFSDVLITYFDKTSALLNSFGPEYFVDIARQEKAILSAIKSEEVELAVKLLREHLVNTSQTLPPENIAVGKPKVKRSNKKTEKG; encoded by the coding sequence ATGGGTTCTGAATCGGTTTTTTTTGAAAAAGTGCGCTCGCATATTTTAGAGCAGGCAACTTTAGGCGAACGAATTGAAACAGAAACGGAACTGGCTGCGCGTTTTAATGTTACTCGCTATCAAATAAGAAAGGTGTTGACCTCGCTGACCCAAATGGGAATTTTGGATAGATCGCCTAAAAAAGGCAGTGTGATTCGCCAGATGAACACCGATACCTTAAGCGATCAGATGCAAATTCAGTTTGGCGCGGCAGGGTTTGATATTAATGAGTTTTTAGAAGCGCGGGTGTTAATTGAATGCGCAATTCTGCCTTTAGCGATTAAGCGTATGACGCCGGCGCTGATGGGAAAATTAGAAAACACCCTGAATCAGATGGAAGAGTTTGCCCATATTCCTTCCAAAGCAGACCAGTTTGACCGGGATTTCCATCTGCTGATCTTGCAGGCCTGTGGCAATCGTGTGTTGCAGGTGTTCTCTGATGTACTGATAACTTACTTTGATAAAACCTCTGCATTATTGAATTCTTTTGGTCCGGAGTATTTTGTTGATATCGCCCGGCAGGAAAAGGCTATTTTGAGTGCGATTAAAAGCGAAGAGGTTGAGTTAGCGGTGAAACTGTTACGGGAGCATTTGGTGAACACTTCACAGACTCTGCCGCCGGAGAATATTGCTGTTGGTAAACCGAAGGTTAAGCGCAGTAATAAAAAGACTGAGAAAGGGTAA
- the uhpT gene encoding hexose-6-phosphate:phosphate antiporter, whose translation MTFFELKNYSNPSISLAQQRRQWGVQFLKAFLAVFLGYMAMYLIRNNFKVAGPLLKEQLDMTTTELGLIGLSFSITYGGCKALVGFYIDGKNTKKFLAFLLGLSALSVMAMGLVMSHFGSPIGILMTLWGLNGLFQTSGGPASYSTLTRWTPKEKRGRFLGLWNMSHNVGGGLAGVLALWGANVFFDGNVVGMFIFPSFIALAIAVLTFYLGKGDPRELGWNRAEEIFDEPVAEVDQENSESKWTIVKRHVLLNPFVWILCLSNIFVYIIRIGVDNWAPLYVAEHFNWSGSDMVNTILYFEMGALVASLLWGYVSDLLKGRRAIVAVGCFVLIIFALLSYRYATSVFMINASLAALGLLIFGPQLMITISLVDFVPKNAVSVTTGLSGVFAYLLGDSIAKVYLAMIADPEKPGVKFFNTTLHGWHDIFVIFYCCVFAGIVLLSIVAIAEEKRIRKEKKIALLKAEVTEAEAC comes from the coding sequence ATGACTTTTTTTGAGCTAAAGAACTATTCCAATCCTTCAATTAGCCTTGCCCAACAGCGCCGCCAGTGGGGAGTTCAATTCCTGAAAGCCTTTCTGGCGGTATTTTTAGGCTATATGGCTATGTATCTTATCCGTAACAACTTTAAAGTTGCCGGACCTTTATTAAAAGAACAACTGGATATGACAACCACGGAGCTTGGCCTGATAGGGCTGAGCTTTTCGATTACCTATGGCGGCTGTAAAGCTCTGGTCGGATTTTATATTGATGGAAAAAATACCAAAAAGTTTCTGGCATTTTTATTAGGGCTCTCGGCTCTGTCAGTGATGGCAATGGGGCTGGTCATGAGCCATTTTGGTTCACCTATTGGCATTCTGATGACGCTGTGGGGGCTTAACGGCCTGTTTCAAACCTCTGGTGGTCCGGCATCCTATTCAACGTTGACGCGTTGGACACCAAAAGAAAAACGCGGACGTTTTCTCGGCTTATGGAATATGTCACATAACGTCGGTGGTGGTTTAGCCGGAGTACTGGCCCTCTGGGGAGCGAATGTATTCTTTGATGGTAATGTGGTGGGCATGTTTATTTTCCCTTCCTTCATTGCGTTAGCCATTGCGGTGCTGACTTTTTATCTCGGTAAAGGAGACCCCAGAGAACTGGGCTGGAATCGGGCGGAAGAGATCTTTGATGAACCGGTAGCCGAGGTGGATCAGGAAAACAGTGAAAGCAAATGGACCATCGTGAAAAGACACGTTCTGCTAAACCCCTTTGTCTGGATCCTCTGCCTGTCGAATATCTTTGTTTATATCATTCGTATTGGTGTCGATAACTGGGCTCCTTTGTACGTGGCCGAGCACTTCAACTGGAGCGGTAGTGATATGGTCAATACTATCCTCTATTTTGAAATGGGGGCATTGGTGGCCAGCTTATTGTGGGGATATGTTTCGGACTTACTGAAGGGACGGCGGGCGATTGTGGCGGTAGGCTGCTTTGTATTGATTATTTTTGCCTTACTCAGCTATCGCTACGCCACTTCGGTATTTATGATCAATGCTTCTCTGGCGGCGCTTGGGTTACTGATTTTTGGGCCTCAATTAATGATTACCATCTCGCTGGTGGACTTTGTGCCTAAAAATGCCGTTAGCGTAACGACCGGACTGTCGGGGGTATTTGCCTATTTACTGGGTGACTCCATTGCTAAAGTCTATCTGGCGATGATTGCTGACCCTGAGAAGCCCGGCGTTAAATTCTTTAATACGACGCTTCACGGCTGGCATGACATTTTTGTGATTTTCTACTGCTGTGTGTTTGCGGGGATTGTTTTATTATCGATTGTTGCTATTGCCGAAGAGAAACGCATTCGCAAAGAGAAGAAAATAGCGTTACTCAAAGCTGAAGTGACCGAGGCTGAAGCCTGTTAA
- a CDS encoding anaerobic C4-dicarboxylate transporter family protein, with translation MDLFLVQLAVVLLCIAIGGKIGGIGLGAAGGMGLFVLAFLFHLEPDSPPVSVMLIIISVITCITILQAAGGLDLLVSLAEKMLRTKPNAITFLGPFVCYIFTIMCGTSYIAFSVYPVIAEIATDARVRPERAMSMSVIAANMALVASPISAVVVGMLAKAASLNITLLDILSITVPGTLLGCLAGCLFVYKKGAELSDDEEFTRRQQTGEFDLTTLSAAKIGNPTQAKIGLAIFAVGVLLIVILSSFKAMRPEWHGEVMSVSTTLQILMLTTASLIMIFCRIAPEKLHEGSTFKSGLIGVVGIFGLSWMTGTFFGTYNDLFITNFSHILNEYPMVFGLVLFFLSILIYSPAATIIALMPLGVAMGLPVYTLIALLPAACAVFIIPGGAQIACVAFDRTGTTRLGKYVINHSFLLPGMVSLVMSVVFCMLIAKTFY, from the coding sequence ATGGATCTCTTTTTAGTGCAACTCGCTGTCGTGTTGTTATGTATAGCTATTGGTGGAAAAATTGGTGGAATAGGGCTGGGTGCTGCCGGGGGAATGGGGTTGTTCGTACTGGCATTTCTGTTTCATCTGGAGCCTGACTCGCCGCCGGTGAGTGTAATGCTGATTATTATTTCGGTTATTACCTGCATCACCATTCTTCAAGCCGCGGGAGGGCTTGACCTTCTGGTATCACTGGCGGAGAAAATGCTGCGCACCAAACCCAATGCGATTACTTTTTTAGGTCCATTTGTCTGTTATATCTTCACCATCATGTGTGGTACATCCTATATTGCTTTCTCGGTTTATCCGGTGATTGCGGAAATAGCTACCGATGCCAGAGTCCGTCCGGAAAGAGCCATGTCCATGTCGGTGATTGCGGCCAATATGGCACTGGTTGCCAGCCCGATTAGCGCCGTTGTGGTGGGAATGCTAGCAAAGGCAGCTTCTTTAAATATTACGTTATTGGATATTTTGTCCATTACGGTGCCGGGTACGTTGCTGGGTTGCTTAGCCGGTTGTCTGTTTGTGTATAAAAAAGGCGCGGAGTTGTCTGATGATGAGGAATTTACCCGGCGTCAGCAGACGGGAGAGTTCGATTTAACCACGTTGTCAGCCGCAAAAATTGGCAATCCGACTCAGGCTAAAATCGGTCTGGCTATTTTTGCCGTCGGCGTACTGTTGATTGTTATTTTAAGTTCTTTTAAAGCGATGAGACCAGAATGGCATGGTGAAGTGATGTCGGTTTCTACCACCTTGCAAATACTGATGTTAACCACTGCCAGCCTGATTATGATTTTTTGCCGTATTGCGCCGGAAAAACTTCATGAAGGTTCTACCTTTAAGTCTGGTTTGATCGGCGTAGTGGGGATCTTTGGCCTATCGTGGATGACCGGTACTTTCTTTGGTACCTACAACGATCTGTTTATTACCAACTTCTCTCATATTCTGAATGAGTATCCGATGGTGTTCGGTCTGGTGCTGTTTTTCCTGTCGATACTGATTTACAGCCCGGCAGCTACCATTATTGCGTTGATGCCATTAGGGGTAGCGATGGGGCTTCCTGTGTATACCCTGATAGCATTACTACCTGCCGCCTGTGCCGTGTTTATTATTCCCGGTGGTGCGCAAATCGCCTGTGTCGCCTTTGACCGAACCGGCACCACCCGGTTAGGTAAGTATGTTATTAACCACAGTTTTCTGCTGCCCGGTATGGTATCGTTAGTGATGTCGGTTGTTTTTTGCATGTTGATTGCTAAAACATTCTACTGA
- a CDS encoding glycosyltransferase family 4 protein, with protein sequence MQPRVLIVTTEAPDVLFSGLGFFNEHFWAELKRRNYPFKVLYLNNQKTPPSQLADYEIAVEPALPFDSSLESLSLNVAWSTSQKIQPILNEFKPDIISVHENSPLLPFFFELNRVQFTLHSSYIGMQHYLTRTQKGMQHYWEQRIAVRQSGAVVLHSDWAHRSIIQHVSADIVPPHIFPIGVNFADYPADKIAHPEGKVVISFFGRFTDIVKNFQIFRDAINTLPPAYRQRVEARVYGPEKIPDYMEKEGFKGLTFVQGEEKRRALAETDIVVFPSMQESYGIVGLEALLSNCALIATPGLGMDSYMQPEYACEPTVTAIQGRIIAYLSDVEQLRKDQKAQLFRNSVNRPEFTLGKMTESYIEVWQELLKKLQKEPQ encoded by the coding sequence ATGCAACCACGAGTTTTAATTGTTACAACTGAAGCCCCGGACGTGCTGTTTAGCGGTCTGGGCTTTTTTAATGAGCACTTTTGGGCGGAATTAAAACGTCGTAATTATCCTTTTAAAGTGTTGTATCTGAATAATCAAAAGACACCACCTTCTCAGTTGGCTGATTATGAGATTGCAGTAGAACCCGCTTTACCTTTTGACTCATCGCTGGAGTCGCTTAGCCTCAATGTGGCCTGGAGTACATCGCAAAAAATTCAGCCGATCCTCAATGAGTTCAAACCCGACATTATCTCGGTGCATGAAAACTCACCGCTGTTACCGTTCTTTTTTGAGCTAAACCGGGTTCAGTTTACCCTGCATTCAAGCTATATCGGTATGCAACACTATCTGACCCGTACGCAAAAAGGAATGCAGCATTATTGGGAGCAGAGAATCGCCGTACGGCAAAGTGGCGCGGTGGTTCTTCATAGCGATTGGGCTCATCGTTCTATTATTCAGCATGTTTCTGCAGATATCGTTCCTCCTCATATTTTCCCTATCGGTGTGAATTTCGCTGACTATCCGGCAGATAAAATTGCCCATCCGGAAGGCAAAGTGGTGATTAGCTTCTTTGGACGCTTTACCGATATTGTGAAAAATTTTCAGATTTTCCGTGATGCCATCAATACGCTTCCGCCAGCCTATCGGCAGCGTGTAGAAGCCCGGGTTTATGGCCCTGAAAAAATCCCCGACTATATGGAGAAAGAAGGTTTTAAAGGTTTAACCTTTGTTCAGGGGGAAGAGAAGAGGCGGGCACTGGCGGAAACCGATATCGTGGTTTTCCCGAGTATGCAGGAAAGCTACGGTATTGTTGGGCTGGAAGCATTGCTGTCGAACTGCGCGCTGATAGCCACACCGGGATTAGGCATGGATAGTTATATGCAGCCGGAATACGCCTGTGAACCGACGGTCACCGCGATACAAGGGCGAATTATTGCTTACCTGTCGGATGTGGAACAACTGCGTAAAGACCAGAAGGCACAGCTATTCCGCAATAGTGTTAATCGACCTGAGTTTACGTTAGGCAAGATGACCGAGTCGTATATTGAGGTTTGGCAGGAATTGCTTAAGAAGTTACAGAAAGAACCACAGTAA